Genomic window (Armatimonadota bacterium):
ATTGATGAAGCATTGGAACATTATGAAGAGGCAATACGCATACAGCCCAGTCTTGGCCAGGCGCACTATAATATTGCAGTTGTTCTTGCAATGAAGGGGCAATATGCGGAAGCATGGCGAGAAGTTCATCTAAGCACGCGGTATGGTTATGCTGTAAATCCTGCATTTGTGCAGGCGTTGTCACAACGGATGGCTAATCCTTGGCCAGCTGAATGAGGAGTAAATATGTTTCACACAGGCAAGGGGATTGTCCGCTATGCGTAAGGCTAAGAAGACGAAGCCAAGGTGTTTTCCAACATGGCTATTGGTAGCTTTGGTTACGATTGCTGTCTTTTCTCCAGTTGTCACCTACAAGTTTGTTACCTGGGATGACAACGTTAACATATACGATAATCCAAATTTTAAGCCAGTAACATTTCAAAATATACTTGACTTTTGGCAGAAGCCATTCGAGCATTTGTATATCCCCCTGACGTACACCATATGGGCACTTCAGGCACTCGTTGCCTATGTTCCTGGAAGGAGTGGAGCGGAAGCATTCAATCCCCACGTATTCCATGCTTTTAATCTCCTTCTGCATGTTCTTAGCGTTCTAGTTGTTTTTATTTTGCTGAAAATGCTTTTGGCTTCGGCAAGTTCTAACATCGGTCGCTCTCCTGCTTCAAGGAAAGGTGTAAAAATTCAAAAAGAAATGCAGCCCAAGGGAGCCGAAGGTTCAAATTTTCAGCATGCAGAGTTAGCGGCGGTACTTGGAGCGCTTTTCTTTGCTCTTCATCCAATGCAAGTCGAATCCGTTGCGTGGGTCACCGGGATGAAAGATGTGCTATGTGGCCTTCTTTCACTGGCAGCGGTATGGCAATATCTTATTTATGTAAAGATTTCAGGCGAGCCTGGGCTTGGAAGAAAAGCATTTGTTCATTATGCACTAGCGGTGTTGTTTTATATCCTTGCTCTTCTCACTAAGCCAAGCGCTGTAATTGTGCCGTTCGTGGTGTTGGTGTTCGCTTGGTGGGAAATGGGGCGTTCTTTAAGGCAAACTTTCCGTGATTTGCTGCCCTTAGTTGTGATTGCTGTTCCTTGGACAATAATGACCAGCATCATACAAGGGAGCGACCATACTGCTTATATCACTCCAATTTGGAAGCGGCCGTTTATTGTGGGGGATGCGCTTTCGTTTTATCTTTACAAGCTTGTTGTTCCCATTTCTTTAGGCGTAGATTATGGGCGAAGGCCAGAGGTTGTATTGGAACATTGGTGGGCTTACGTTGCATGGATTGTTCCTGTTGGTTTGGGGATTTTAATATGGCGTTTGAAAGAACGAAGATTGTGGTCGTCGGCGGCAGTGTTTGTCATCGGTATTCTCCCTGTGTCT
Coding sequences:
- a CDS encoding tetratricopeptide repeat protein is translated as MRKAKKTKPRCFPTWLLVALVTIAVFSPVVTYKFVTWDDNVNIYDNPNFKPVTFQNILDFWQKPFEHLYIPLTYTIWALQALVAYVPGRSGAEAFNPHVFHAFNLLLHVLSVLVVFILLKMLLASASSNIGRSPASRKGVKIQKEMQPKGAEGSNFQHAELAAVLGALFFALHPMQVESVAWVTGMKDVLCGLLSLAAVWQYLIYVKISGEPGLGRKAFVHYALAVLFYILALLTKPSAVIVPFVVLVFAWWEMGRSLRQTFRDLLPLVVIAVPWTIMTSIIQGSDHTAYITPIWKRPFIVGDALSFYLYKLVVPISLGVDYGRRPEVVLEHWWAYVAWIVPVGLGILIWRLKERRLWSSAAVFVIGILPVSGVIPFAFQTYSTVADRYVYFSMLGPALALAWFASIRPTRNVKACSIILLVVLGTLTIFQSRYWANTSLLFQHAVEVNPQSSAAYYNLGLEYAEQDELEKAIQLFRKALEIKPDYDKAHNNLGVSLAGQGKLDEAAAHLTEAIKITPNYAKAHYNLGVVLEAQGREVEAAEHFRKAVMILPDYLDAYKALGKTLVRLGEMEEAVMYFSKAVRINPNDPDVQMGLGMSLGNIGRLDEAIEHLRKASELKPGDAEIHNNLAVALYIKGDYQGAWDQITLSRNCGGNPNPQFIAEVARKLKR